The genomic region CTCGCCCAGCAGCGGCCGCTTGCCCTCCACGATCACCGTCACCGCGGTGCCCGGCACGCCGACCTCGCGCTGGTTGAGGAACAGGCCGGAGGGGTCGGCCACGCCGATGATCCCGTCGTCCCGCAGCTCGAAGCAGCCCACCTCGTCGGCGGGGCCGTAGCGGTTCTTCACCCCGCGGACCAGCCGCAGGGTGGAGTGCCGGTCGCCCTCGAAGTGCAGCACCACGTCCACCAGGTGCTCCAGCACCCTGGGCCCGGCGATCGAGCCGTCCTTGGTGACGTGCCCGACCAGCAGCACCGGCAGGTTGTTCTCCTTGGCCACCGCGATCAGCGCGGAGGCCACCGCGCGCACCTGGGTCACCCCGCCCGGGGTGCCGTCGATCGCGGCGGACTGCACGGTCTGCACCGAGTCCACGATCAGCAGCCCCGGCCGCACCGCCTGCACGTGGCCCAGCACCGCGGACAGCTCGCCCTCGGCGGCCAGGTACATCTCGCCGTGCAGGTTCCCGGTCCGCTCGGCGCGCAGCCGCACCTGGCCTGCCGACTCCTCGCCGGTGATGTAGAGCGAGCGCCCGTTGCCCCGGGAAGCCGCCCAGCGGTGCGCGACCTCCAGCAGCAGGGTGGACTTGCCCACACCGGGCTCACCGGCCAGCAGGATCACCGCGCCGGGCACCACCCCGCCGCCGAGCACCCGGTCCAGCTCACTGACCCCGGTGGAGACCGCGCGGGCGGCCTCGATGTCCACCTCACCGATCGGCCGGGCCGGCGCGGACACCGCGCCCGCGGTGATCTTGGCCAGGGCGGGCTTGACCGCGCCCTTCTCCTCGACCGTGCCCCAGGCCTGGCATTCCGGGCAGCGGCCCACCCACTTGGCCACCTCGTTGCCGCATTCGGCACAGCGGTAGCCGGGACGGGCCGTGCGCACGTTCTTCGACACGAGCCGAACCTAGGGCCTCGGTCCGACAGTCAGCGGATCAGTGGCCGCCGGAGCCGCCGTGTCCGCCGGTGGTGGGCTGGGCCGTGCGGGGCTTCTCGTCCGCGGCGATCGGCACCTGCAGGGTGACCGAACCGGCCTTGGCGAAGGAGAAGGTCACCGGGATGGTCTGGCCGGGCCACAGCTCGCGCTTGAGGCCGACCAGGGTGATCATCACCGAGCCGACCTTGAGCTTGCTGGTGTCCGCGGCCGAGGTGCTCGGCGAGGTGGCCGAGGTCGGCGTGGCGGAGGTCGAGGTGGCGGCGCCGGAGGTCGGCGTGGCGCTGCCGCTGGTGCTGGTCGGCGTGGCGGAGCCGCTGCTCGCGGTGCCGTGCTCGGCCTCGTTGGCCTCGGCGCGCAGCACGAACCCGGCCGGGATGGTGTTGCCGCCCTTGACCTCGGCCGGCGCGCTGGTCGCGTCGCTGGTGATGGCGACCAACTGGTCGTCCTGGGCGCCGCTGTTGATCAGGCTGATCAGCAGGGAGGGGTTGCTCTTGGCCGGGTACTTGTGCTGCGCCGGGAAGGCGAACTGGGCATCACGGATCTCGATGGCCCCGACCTTGCCGCTGGCCCCGTTCACCGCCGCCACCTGGATCGCGGTCTGCGACTGCATGCCAGCGCCACAGCCGGTCACGGCCAGCGCGATACCCAGGCCCAGCGCCGCCGGGACCAGGCGGGCACGGACTGCCTTCTGCTCTACACGGCTCACAGTGCGCCGATCCTTCCCTGGAGTACCTGGTGAACTCCTCGGCCGCA from Crossiella sp. CA-258035 harbors:
- the radA gene encoding DNA repair protein RadA encodes the protein MSKNVRTARPGYRCAECGNEVAKWVGRCPECQAWGTVEEKGAVKPALAKITAGAVSAPARPIGEVDIEAARAVSTGVSELDRVLGGGVVPGAVILLAGEPGVGKSTLLLEVAHRWAASRGNGRSLYITGEESAGQVRLRAERTGNLHGEMYLAAEGELSAVLGHVQAVRPGLLIVDSVQTVQSAAIDGTPGGVTQVRAVASALIAVAKENNLPVLLVGHVTKDGSIAGPRVLEHLVDVVLHFEGDRHSTLRLVRGVKNRYGPADEVGCFELRDDGIIGVADPSGLFLNQREVGVPGTAVTVIVEGKRPLLGEVQALVAATNLPAPRRAVSGLDSARVAMVLAVLERRGRVRLGDKDVFTATVGGMRVLEPAADLAVALAVASAARDVALPPTMIALGEVGLAGEVRRVAGAGRRLAEAARMGFTHALVPPDSGPLPAEIKATVVPDLGSALRELRSEG